From a region of the Helicobacter hepaticus ATCC 51449 genome:
- the prpB gene encoding methylisocitrate lyase: MKSQGIKLREAVAQNNPLQIIGVINAYSAIQAQKSGAKALYLSGGALAAMSLGVPDLGISSLEDVCIDVRRITAASDLPLLVDADTGWGGAFNIARTIKDLTRSGAAGCHIEDQVAQKRCGHRPNKELVSLEEMCDRIKAGVDAKIDENFVLMARTDAHASEGQNRAIERALAYVEAGADMIFAEAIHTLEEYKQFTQNIKVPVLANITEFGKTPYFTTSELQNVGVKMVLYPLSAARAMNKAALTVFQDIIKNGSQKQSIDSMQTRDELYEMLGYHTFEKKLDELFKHKK, from the coding sequence ATGAAATCACAAGGAATAAAATTAAGAGAAGCCGTAGCGCAAAATAATCCTTTGCAAATTATCGGTGTAATTAACGCATATAGTGCTATACAAGCACAAAAAAGTGGAGCAAAAGCCCTCTATCTTAGTGGTGGTGCATTGGCTGCTATGAGTTTGGGAGTGCCGGATTTGGGCATTAGCTCATTGGAAGATGTGTGTATTGATGTGCGTAGAATCACTGCAGCAAGCGATTTACCTTTACTTGTTGATGCAGATACAGGCTGGGGTGGGGCATTTAACATTGCACGCACTATCAAAGATTTAACACGTAGCGGTGCAGCAGGTTGTCATATTGAAGACCAAGTGGCGCAAAAACGTTGCGGACACCGCCCTAATAAAGAACTTGTAAGCCTAGAGGAAATGTGCGATAGAATCAAAGCCGGAGTAGATGCAAAAATTGATGAAAACTTTGTATTGATGGCACGCACAGATGCACACGCAAGTGAAGGACAGAATCGTGCGATTGAGAGAGCATTAGCTTATGTAGAGGCTGGAGCAGATATGATTTTTGCCGAAGCCATACATACACTTGAAGAATATAAACAATTCACACAAAACATCAAAGTGCCTGTTTTAGCAAATATTACAGAATTTGGAAAAACCCCTTATTTTACGACCTCTGAACTTCAAAATGTTGGTGTAAAAATGGTGCTTTACCCACTTTCAGCAGCACGAGCGATGAATAAAGCAGCACTTACAGTTTTCCAAGATATTATTAAAAATGGCTCACAAAAGCAAAGTATAGATTCTATGCAAACTCGTGATGAACTTTATGAAATGCTCGGTTATCATACTTTTGAGAAGAAGCTTGATGAGCTTTTTAAACATAAAAAATAA
- a CDS encoding succinyldiaminopimelate transaminase, producing the protein MLHQFESYPFEKLRTLLAHSSPPSGEEIFSLTIGEPQFPTPTNIIQSWQSNASLLNKYPKSSGEDELKDAQLHFINKRYNLTLTKSQIIPTLGTREVLFNFPQFYLFDLPQPTIAYPNPFYQIYEGAAIASKAQVLLMNLTSENDFTPSLTPKELKKVHLVILNSPNNPTGRILDMQALTEWVKKALEYDFVIINDECYSEIYESSPPPSILQASIQAGNTSFKNIIALNSISKRSSAPGLRSGFIAGDAEILKAYNLYRTYLGCALPLPLQKAAAVAWKDMQTPESIRHIYAKNLALAREILELSTEQISPYTFYVWLKVDNDEAFCKFAYEKKGVLTLPGSYLGRENQGKGYVRIALVYDNNTTKKALLALKEAIKLYKQECQ; encoded by the coding sequence TTGCTACATCAATTTGAAAGCTATCCTTTTGAAAAACTCCGCACTCTACTTGCTCATAGCTCTCCTCCGAGCGGTGAAGAGATTTTTTCACTCACTATCGGCGAACCCCAATTTCCTACACCTACTAATATTATACAATCGTGGCAAAGCAATGCCTCTTTGCTCAATAAATACCCAAAATCAAGCGGTGAAGACGAGCTTAAAGACGCACAGCTTCACTTCATAAACAAACGTTACAATCTCACGCTTACAAAAAGCCAAATTATTCCTACTCTTGGCACACGCGAAGTGCTTTTTAATTTTCCGCAATTTTATCTTTTTGACTTGCCACAGCCTACTATTGCCTATCCTAATCCTTTTTATCAAATCTATGAGGGTGCGGCTATTGCCTCAAAAGCGCAGGTTTTACTAATGAATCTTACAAGCGAAAATGACTTCACTCCCTCACTCACGCCCAAAGAGCTAAAAAAAGTCCATTTAGTTATTCTTAATTCTCCTAATAACCCCACAGGTAGAATACTAGATATGCAAGCACTTACAGAATGGGTGAAAAAAGCACTTGAATATGATTTTGTGATTATAAATGATGAATGTTATAGTGAAATTTATGAGTCTTCCCCTCCACCAAGCATTCTCCAAGCTTCAATTCAAGCAGGTAATACAAGTTTTAAAAATATCATTGCTCTCAATTCTATTTCCAAACGCTCCTCCGCTCCGGGTTTGCGTAGCGGTTTTATCGCCGGAGATGCTGAAATTTTAAAAGCCTACAACCTCTATCGCACTTATTTGGGCTGTGCACTGCCATTACCTTTGCAAAAAGCTGCTGCCGTAGCGTGGAAAGATATGCAAACTCCTGAATCTATCCGACACATTTATGCTAAAAATCTCGCCTTAGCGAGGGAGATTTTAGAACTAAGCACAGAGCAAATTAGCCCTTATACCTTTTATGTATGGCTTAAAGTTGATAATGATGAGGCATTTTGCAAATTCGCCTATGAGAAAAAAGGAGTGCTTACTCTGCCGGGTAGTTATTTAGGCAGGGAGAATCAAGGTAAAGGCTATGTAAGAATCGCTCTTGTGTATGATAATAATACAACAAAAAAAGCACTTCTTGCCCTTAAAGAAGCAATCAAACTTTATAAACAGGAGTGTCAATGA
- a CDS encoding tRNA (cytidine(34)-2'-O)-methyltransferase: MTAFQIVLVQPQIPQNTGNIGRLCVATDSVLHLIHPLGFSTTQKELKRAGLDYWQHLQVYEWADLNTFWHSYPPSKRHFFFSTKAQQLYYDADFSQGGFLYFGREDAGLNEDILHTYQKQVYKLPMKAGVRSINLATSVGAALYEGVRQCQSYKIL; the protein is encoded by the coding sequence ATGACAGCTTTTCAAATTGTGCTTGTGCAGCCACAGATTCCACAAAATACAGGCAATATAGGGCGGCTTTGTGTGGCGACAGATTCTGTATTACATTTGATACATCCGCTTGGATTTAGCACAACCCAAAAGGAGCTTAAGCGTGCCGGGCTTGATTATTGGCAACATTTACAGGTATATGAATGGGCAGATTTGAATACATTTTGGCATTCTTATCCCCCAAGTAAGAGACACTTTTTCTTTAGCACTAAAGCACAGCAGCTTTATTATGATGCAGATTTTTCTCAAGGTGGGTTTTTATACTTTGGCAGGGAAGATGCGGGATTGAATGAAGATATTTTGCACACATATCAAAAGCAAGTGTATAAATTACCAATGAAAGCGGGTGTGCGGAGTATCAATCTCGCTACAAGTGTTGGAGCAGCTCTTTATGAGGGAGTGCGTCAATGTCAATCTTATAAGATTCTATAA
- the prpC gene encoding bifunctional 2-methylcitrate synthase/citrate synthase — MGETIKNTKVGGLAGITAGQSAICTVGTGHGLNYRGYDIYDLARECEFEEVAYLLLKEKLPNANELAAFKKELIAARDLPKALKDTLKLLPKNAHPMDIMRTTCSMLGCLEPETYDIVKMSFPMQNQIAIRLLGIFPSALTFWHHYHHNGKEISTQSNQDSIAGHFLELLHQKPPKELWIKAMHASLILYAEHEFNASTFTARVITATMSDVYSGVTGAIGALRGPLHGGANEAAMELIAEYKTPQEAEKGILDKLARKDKIMGFGHRVYVKADPRNVVIKEWSKKLSEDVGDTKGLYPISEAIEKVMWEQKKLFPNLDFYSASAYHFMGIPTPYFTPIFIFSRTAGWLAHIFEQRANNKLIRPSSEYIGPDKKAFVPLHNR; from the coding sequence ATGGGAGAAACAATCAAAAATACAAAAGTAGGCGGACTTGCAGGCATTACTGCAGGACAATCAGCTATCTGCACTGTTGGCACAGGGCACGGACTTAATTATAGAGGATATGATATTTATGATTTGGCACGTGAATGTGAATTTGAAGAAGTAGCTTATTTGCTTTTAAAAGAAAAACTACCAAATGCAAATGAACTAGCGGCATTTAAAAAAGAGCTTATAGCCGCAAGAGATTTGCCCAAAGCACTTAAGGATACATTAAAACTCTTGCCAAAAAACGCTCACCCAATGGATATTATGCGCACAACTTGTTCTATGTTAGGCTGTCTTGAGCCTGAAACTTATGACATTGTAAAAATGTCTTTTCCTATGCAGAATCAAATTGCCATAAGACTTTTAGGGATTTTTCCTTCAGCCCTCACTTTTTGGCATCATTACCATCATAATGGCAAAGAAATCAGCACTCAATCTAACCAAGATTCTATTGCTGGACATTTTTTGGAACTTCTTCATCAAAAACCACCAAAAGAGCTATGGATAAAAGCAATGCACGCAAGTTTGATTCTCTATGCAGAACACGAATTTAATGCAAGCACTTTTACCGCGCGCGTGATTACAGCAACTATGTCAGATGTGTATTCAGGAGTCACGGGGGCAATTGGTGCGCTTAGAGGTCCTTTACACGGAGGGGCAAATGAAGCGGCAATGGAGCTTATCGCCGAATATAAAACTCCACAGGAGGCAGAAAAAGGCATTTTAGATAAACTTGCAAGAAAAGATAAAATTATGGGCTTTGGGCATCGCGTGTATGTCAAAGCTGACCCGCGCAATGTAGTAATAAAAGAATGGAGCAAGAAATTAAGCGAAGATGTGGGTGATACAAAGGGACTTTATCCTATTAGTGAAGCAATAGAAAAGGTAATGTGGGAACAAAAAAAGCTTTTTCCTAATCTTGATTTTTATAGCGCGTCTGCTTATCATTTTATGGGGATTCCAACACCATATTTCACACCGATTTTTATTTTTTCTCGCACAGCTGGGTGGTTGGCACATATTTTTGAGCAAAGGGCAAATAATAAACTTATTCGTCCAAGTTCAGAATATATTGGACCAGATAAAAAGGCATTTGTGCCATTGCATAATCGCTAG
- a CDS encoding DUF3240 family protein: protein MQNQTLSIDIYFKDTLKDAIVDMLLEDGYDDFFYIPCAKYASNFLLQSASEQVSGRQEYGLFRMFIDEQKAQFIINKLLQAFGKEDMRIYTHCTTQI from the coding sequence ATGCAAAATCAAACATTAAGCATTGATATTTATTTTAAGGATACGCTCAAAGATGCGATTGTAGATATGCTCTTAGAAGATGGATATGATGATTTTTTCTATATTCCTTGCGCTAAATATGCTTCTAATTTCCTTTTACAAAGTGCTTCAGAACAAGTAAGCGGCAGGCAAGAATATGGGCTTTTTAGAATGTTTATTGATGAACAAAAAGCGCAATTTATTATTAATAAACTCCTTCAAGCTTTTGGTAAAGAAGATATGAGAATCTACACTCATTGCACCACACAAATATAA
- the galE gene encoding UDP-glucose 4-epimerase GalE, whose product MPYLLLTGASGYIGSHTAYCLLKNTNYHILIVDDLSTGFKENIAYLQECFEERVSFVQSNINDISKMRTLLLHYKFEAVIHFAASLIVGESVLKPLEYYTNNTLNTTNLIALCIECGITKFIFSSTAAVYGEPHTSLIPIDENAPLLPINPYGSSKMMSERILYDTSLAFKNFNYVALRYFNVAGASMDNTPQILSNHKGLGQRSKNATHLIKVACECACGKRESMSIFGTDYPTKDGTCIRDYIHIDDLASAHLEALTFLQHTQTSNIFNVGYCKGYSVKEVIDVVKEISGMDFKVIESARREGDPIELSAKNEKILSLTQWKPKYNDLRVIVKSAYEWECSLK is encoded by the coding sequence ATGCCTTATCTTTTGCTTACAGGTGCAAGTGGCTACATCGGTTCTCATACTGCTTATTGTCTTTTGAAAAATACAAATTATCATATTCTTATCGTTGATGATTTAAGCACAGGCTTTAAAGAAAACATTGCTTATCTCCAAGAATGCTTTGAGGAGCGAGTGAGTTTTGTGCAAAGCAATATCAACGATATATCCAAAATGCGCACTTTGCTCTTGCACTATAAATTTGAGGCAGTGATTCACTTTGCGGCTTCGCTTATTGTTGGAGAATCTGTGCTCAAACCCCTTGAATACTATACAAACAACACCCTTAATACTACAAATCTTATTGCCTTGTGCATAGAATGCGGCATAACAAAATTTATCTTTAGCTCTACAGCAGCAGTATATGGAGAGCCACATACTTCACTTATCCCTATTGATGAGAATGCCCCACTTTTACCTATTAATCCTTATGGAAGCTCAAAAATGATGAGCGAGCGAATCTTATACGATACTTCACTTGCATTCAAAAACTTTAATTATGTAGCATTGCGATATTTTAATGTCGCAGGAGCGAGTATGGATAACACGCCACAGATTCTCTCAAACCATAAAGGCTTGGGGCAAAGGAGCAAAAATGCTACTCATCTTATCAAAGTCGCTTGTGAGTGTGCTTGTGGCAAAAGAGAATCTATGAGTATCTTTGGCACAGATTATCCCACAAAGGACGGCACTTGTATCCGCGATTATATTCATATTGATGATTTAGCAAGTGCGCATCTTGAAGCTCTTACATTTTTACAGCATACACAAACTTCCAATATTTTTAATGTAGGCTATTGCAAAGGATATAGTGTAAAAGAAGTAATTGATGTTGTCAAAGAAATCAGCGGAATGGATTTTAAAGTTATAGAATCTGCTCGTAGAGAGGGCGACCCTATTGAGCTAAGTGCCAAAAATGAAAAGATTCTCTCCCTTACGCAATGGAAACCAAAATATAATGATTTAAGAGTGATTGTCAAAAGTGCTTATGAATGGGAGTGTTCATTGAAATAA
- the murC gene encoding UDP-N-acetylmuramate--L-alanine ligase, with product MKIHFIGIGGIGISGLAKYLRAQGIEVSGSDIAEGNATKYLRAQGVPIHIPHSAAAITNQDVVIHSAIIKPDNIEVQEAIKKGIKVLSRKEAIASILKEKRVFSVCGAHGKSTTSAILSAIFPQFGAIIGADSKEFGSNVRETKSESIVFEADESDKSFLNSNPYCAIIPNAEPEHMESYNHDLKEFYGAYYEFICKAKKRILNLSDPYLQSLTDIESITLCPDKDIKDIRFNLHNDEPQTTFSLKNYGEFSVWGFGEHMAQNASLAILCALDELGIDALTTIKENLTHFKGIKKRFDILTKGTTTIIDDYAHHPTEILATLKSVAIYNSLKPHNKVIAIWQPHKYSRVLDNLQAFIDCFSNACDELVILPVWKAGEEHIDIDFATLFAHYNPTFATHLKREDSQIHLYDGNNLIKTLQDALIIGLGAGDITYQLRGEK from the coding sequence ATGAAAATACATTTCATAGGTATTGGTGGCATTGGTATTTCAGGCTTAGCAAAATACCTCCGCGCACAAGGCATAGAAGTGAGTGGGTCTGATATTGCAGAGGGAAATGCCACAAAATATCTCCGCGCACAAGGTGTGCCTATTCATATTCCTCATAGTGCTGCTGCTATTACCAATCAAGATGTAGTGATTCATTCAGCTATCATTAAGCCTGATAATATTGAAGTGCAAGAGGCAATAAAAAAAGGTATTAAAGTCCTTTCACGCAAAGAAGCCATTGCTTCTATTCTTAAAGAAAAACGCGTCTTTAGCGTATGTGGTGCGCACGGCAAATCCACCACAAGTGCGATTTTAAGTGCGATTTTTCCACAATTTGGTGCAATTATTGGTGCAGATTCTAAAGAGTTTGGCTCAAATGTGCGTGAAACGAAAAGTGAAAGCATTGTTTTTGAAGCTGATGAATCTGATAAAAGCTTTTTAAACTCAAATCCTTATTGTGCGATTATCCCAAATGCCGAGCCAGAGCATATGGAGAGCTATAATCACGACTTAAAGGAATTTTATGGTGCATATTATGAATTCATTTGTAAAGCAAAAAAACGCATTTTAAACCTAAGCGACCCTTATTTACAAAGCCTTACAGATATAGAATCTATCACACTTTGCCCTGATAAAGACATTAAAGACATACGCTTTAATCTCCATAATGATGAACCTCAAACAACTTTTAGCCTCAAAAACTATGGAGAGTTTAGTGTATGGGGCTTTGGAGAGCATATGGCACAAAATGCGAGTTTAGCTATTTTATGTGCGCTTGATGAGCTCGGTATTGATGCTTTGACAACAATAAAAGAGAATCTCACACATTTTAAGGGCATTAAAAAACGTTTTGATATTCTTACTAAAGGCACAACAACGATTATTGACGATTATGCCCACCACCCCACAGAAATTCTCGCTACACTCAAAAGCGTAGCGATTTATAACTCGCTTAAACCCCATAATAAAGTCATTGCCATTTGGCAGCCTCATAAATACTCGCGTGTGCTTGATAATTTACAAGCTTTCATAGATTGTTTTAGCAATGCGTGTGATGAGCTTGTAATTTTGCCTGTGTGGAAAGCTGGAGAGGAACATATAGATATTGATTTTGCCACACTTTTTGCACATTATAATCCCACTTTTGCTACACATCTTAAGCGAGAAGATTCTCAAATCCACCTCTATGATGGAAACAATCTCATTAAAACCTTGCAAGATGCTCTTATTATCGGACTTGGTGCAGGAGATATTACTTATCAATTACGAGGAGAAAAATAA
- a CDS encoding anaerobic C4-dicarboxylate transporter, which produces MEFFTSLNEGWQFSIQLLVVLICLFYGARKGGIALGLLGGIGILMLVFVFHIKPGKPAIDVMLTILAVVVASATLQASGGLDVMLQIAERILRRNPKFLTILAPFVTCFLTILCGTGHVVYTIMPIIYDIAIKNNIRPERPMAAASISSQMGIIASPVSVAVVSLTALLLNTEHKLAGFDGYINLLQITIPSTLFGVLCIGIFSWFRGKDLDKDLEFQEKLKDPEFHKYVYGDSKTLLGVKLPTKDWVAMWIFLGAIALVALVGAFESIKPNWGQKMAYEAHLQETTIKWTPNGENKGIVDLKALGFDQKAQGGGQSAFKSALESGEIVAIAQKDKLGNPSMDYISMVNVIQAFMLLAGALIIIFTNVDAKKIGNNEIFKSGMIALVAVFGISWMADTMFAVHTPMMKDALGDIVKAHPWTYAIMLLLISKFVNSQAAAIAAFVPLALGIGVEPGIIVAFAAACYGYYILPTYPSDLATIQFDRSGTTHIGRFVINHSFILPGLIGVFSSCVAGYLLAKVAGYI; this is translated from the coding sequence ATGGAATTTTTTACAAGTTTAAATGAAGGGTGGCAATTTAGTATTCAGCTCCTTGTCGTGCTTATTTGCCTTTTTTATGGTGCAAGAAAAGGCGGTATTGCTTTGGGATTACTTGGGGGCATTGGTATTTTAATGCTCGTATTTGTCTTTCATATCAAGCCGGGCAAACCTGCTATTGATGTTATGCTTACCATTCTTGCTGTGGTTGTAGCAAGTGCAACACTACAAGCAAGCGGAGGCTTAGATGTGATGCTCCAAATTGCAGAGCGTATTCTAAGACGCAATCCGAAATTTCTCACAATCCTTGCTCCTTTTGTAACTTGCTTTTTGACGATTCTTTGTGGCACAGGACACGTAGTTTATACAATTATGCCTATTATTTATGATATTGCAATTAAAAACAATATCCGCCCTGAACGACCTATGGCAGCTGCTTCTATTTCTTCACAAATGGGGATTATTGCATCTCCTGTATCTGTGGCAGTTGTGAGCCTAACAGCCTTGCTTTTAAATACAGAGCATAAACTTGCAGGATTTGATGGCTATATCAATTTGCTTCAAATTACTATTCCTAGCACACTTTTTGGCGTGCTTTGCATCGGTATTTTTTCTTGGTTTAGAGGCAAAGACTTGGATAAAGACTTGGAATTTCAAGAAAAGTTAAAAGACCCCGAATTTCACAAATATGTTTATGGGGATTCTAAAACACTTTTGGGAGTCAAACTTCCCACAAAAGATTGGGTGGCTATGTGGATATTTTTAGGTGCAATCGCACTTGTAGCCTTAGTAGGAGCTTTTGAATCTATCAAGCCAAACTGGGGACAAAAAATGGCTTATGAAGCTCATCTGCAAGAAACAACTATCAAATGGACACCAAATGGTGAGAATAAAGGTATAGTGGATTTAAAGGCTCTAGGCTTTGACCAAAAGGCACAAGGGGGGGGGCAGAGTGCATTTAAATCCGCTTTAGAATCTGGAGAAATTGTAGCTATTGCACAAAAAGACAAGCTTGGTAATCCATCTATGGATTATATTTCAATGGTAAATGTCATTCAAGCTTTTATGCTCCTCGCAGGCGCACTCATTATTATTTTTACGAATGTTGATGCGAAAAAAATTGGGAATAATGAAATTTTTAAATCTGGTATGATTGCGCTCGTAGCAGTATTTGGAATCTCGTGGATGGCAGATACAATGTTTGCAGTGCATACACCGATGATGAAAGATGCACTTGGTGATATTGTCAAAGCTCACCCTTGGACTTATGCGATTATGCTCTTGCTGATTTCTAAATTTGTTAATTCTCAAGCAGCAGCTATTGCAGCATTTGTGCCCTTGGCTTTGGGTATTGGTGTAGAGCCGGGTATTATTGTAGCTTTTGCGGCAGCTTGTTATGGATATTATATTTTGCCTACTTATCCTAGTGATTTGGCAACGATTCAATTTGATAGAAGTGGCACAACGCATATTGGCAGATTTGTTATTAATCACAGCTTTATCCTACCAGGGCTTATTGGGGTATTTAGCTCTTGTGTAGCAGGATATTTGCTTGCAAAGGTTGCAGGATATATTTAG
- a CDS encoding alpha/beta fold hydrolase encodes MTNKQQIQKLRDNAELAMASYGYFHLIDKKFNHKSKTRKDDFITLHDILDSTYKGYVTSEHTTFINPEKLDGDFTPTQAKRFFERYDLLEHCPNTDSGFSATLFKDTKADSKDSEYILSIRGTEFKLEQIQDLLNDYYIGTNNSDMNRVIEQYFDMLLFYEETLKPLLREKGIARINVIGHSLGGYLAQLFALSYPHSINEVYTYNAPLESMSLA; translated from the coding sequence ATGACAAATAAACAACAGATTCAAAAATTAAGAGACAATGCAGAACTTGCAATGGCTTCCTATGGATATTTTCATTTAATCGATAAAAAGTTTAATCATAAAAGCAAAACACGAAAAGATGACTTCATAACCCTCCACGACATCTTGGATTCCACCTACAAAGGCTATGTAACTTCCGAGCATACAACTTTCATTAATCCAGAGAAACTCGATGGCGACTTCACCCCAACCCAAGCAAAAAGATTCTTTGAACGCTATGATTTACTAGAGCATTGCCCCAACACAGATTCAGGATTCTCCGCCACTCTCTTTAAAGATACAAAGGCAGATTCTAAAGATTCAGAATATATCCTCTCTATTCGTGGCACAGAATTTAAACTAGAGCAAATCCAAGATTTACTCAATGATTATTACATAGGCACAAATAATAGTGATATGAATAGAGTGATAGAGCAGTATTTTGATATGCTTCTCTTTTATGAGGAAACTCTCAAGCCTTTACTACGAGAAAAAGGCATTGCAAGGATTAATGTTATAGGACATTCACTTGGTGGCTATCTCGCTCAACTCTTTGCTTTAAGCTATCCGCATAGTATCAATGAAGTTTATACTTACAATGCACCTTTAGAATCTATGAGTCTTGCTTAA
- a CDS encoding endonuclease MutS2, which translates to MQNHNERLIAKLDLSDFLAVFLTYFAREKSFIFEGDRHFYAILLQELDNHPLNPPPPLENLNEPLRLLQKYGTLRLYEIFAFIKLMRYFAYLKKNISESTPRTKEWLDKILIPDGLQEIDNVFDDKGEIKEGVYNEIDTLKSHISRTKMHIDEHISRILHSSSLAPYLVDSSVHYINQNECLLLKAGYNHIIKGMVLERSHSGFFYLVPESIITLKEKQNELKDSLEQSLYNICKSLSNTLHKHERFLHFLNKAFDTFDHIYARLSFAKAHNLSFIYEMTREKNIILSEFSHPALQSPKPINFAYKGDVLMITGVNAGGKTMLLKSLLSACFLSKFLIPLKINAYHSKIPYFKHIIAIISDPQNSKNDISTFAGRMLEFKQILNTSDLLLGIDEIELGTDADEAASLYKVLLEYLLQHHAKILLTTHHKHLAALMAHNPKVQLCAAMYDIQAQVPLFEFLDGSIGKSYAFESAQRYGIPASLISQAKAVYGEDKERLNELIERSSELEITLEQKRLELESLIAEYERKILSLNERSNAQKEEFELLKHNLQSTYNQATQTLKSALKSQESKEMHKAFNQSHKILHTAPSLQKTTQNPHTFKVGDKIKYKNAKGHILSIKGEMCVIELEGGFKFKEKLENLKPSFAPSPTPKSHITFEQSKSVSVSLDLHGMRGEEAIEKLDEFLSNALIAGYDEVLVYHGIGSGILSKLVRDYLLTHPKILSFSDAPANMGGFGAKIIKL; encoded by the coding sequence GTGCAAAACCATAATGAAAGGCTCATTGCCAAGCTTGACTTATCTGATTTTCTCGCAGTTTTTTTAACATATTTTGCACGCGAAAAATCCTTTATTTTTGAAGGAGATAGGCATTTTTATGCCATACTTTTGCAAGAGCTTGATAACCACCCATTGAATCCACCTCCGCCACTTGAAAATCTCAATGAACCCTTAAGGCTTTTGCAAAAATATGGCACTCTAAGATTGTATGAAATCTTTGCATTTATCAAGCTGATGCGATATTTTGCTTATCTCAAAAAAAATATATCCGAATCTACTCCTCGCACCAAAGAATGGCTTGATAAGATTCTTATCCCTGATGGATTACAAGAGATTGATAATGTATTTGATGATAAAGGAGAGATTAAAGAGGGCGTGTATAACGAAATTGACACGCTTAAATCTCACATTTCACGCACTAAAATGCACATTGATGAGCATATATCGCGTATTTTGCACTCTTCTAGCCTTGCTCCTTATCTTGTAGATTCTTCTGTGCATTATATCAATCAAAACGAATGTCTTTTGCTTAAGGCGGGATATAATCATATCATCAAAGGTATGGTGCTTGAACGCTCTCATAGCGGATTTTTCTATCTTGTGCCAGAGAGTATTATAACACTTAAAGAAAAGCAAAATGAGCTCAAAGATAGTCTTGAACAAAGTCTCTATAATATTTGCAAATCTCTTTCAAACACACTTCATAAACACGAGCGATTTTTGCATTTTCTTAACAAAGCCTTTGATACTTTTGACCATATCTATGCGCGATTGAGTTTTGCCAAAGCTCACAATCTCTCTTTTATATATGAAATGACACGCGAAAAAAACATTATCTTATCTGAATTTTCCCACCCTGCCTTACAATCCCCAAAACCTATAAATTTTGCATATAAAGGTGATGTTTTGATGATTACAGGTGTAAATGCTGGAGGAAAAACAATGCTTTTAAAATCTCTTCTTAGCGCGTGTTTTTTAAGTAAATTTCTTATCCCGCTTAAAATCAACGCTTACCACTCAAAGATTCCATATTTTAAGCATATTATAGCTATTATCTCTGACCCTCAAAATAGCAAAAATGATATTTCCACTTTTGCAGGACGTATGCTTGAGTTTAAGCAGATTCTTAATACCTCTGATTTGTTGCTTGGCATTGATGAAATTGAGTTAGGCACAGACGCAGATGAGGCAGCCAGCCTTTATAAAGTATTACTTGAGTATTTGCTCCAACATCACGCTAAAATCCTCCTTACCACGCATCATAAACATCTTGCCGCACTTATGGCACATAATCCCAAAGTCCAACTCTGTGCGGCAATGTATGACATTCAAGCTCAAGTGCCACTCTTTGAGTTTCTTGATGGAAGCATTGGGAAAAGCTACGCATTTGAAAGTGCGCAAAGATATGGAATCCCCGCTTCCCTTATCTCTCAAGCCAAAGCTGTATATGGCGAAGATAAAGAGCGATTAAATGAGCTTATTGAACGCTCAAGTGAATTAGAAATCACGCTTGAACAAAAGCGACTTGAATTAGAATCACTTATTGCAGAATATGAGCGCAAGATTCTCTCCCTCAATGAACGCTCCAATGCGCAAAAAGAAGAATTTGAGCTGCTCAAACACAATTTACAATCTACCTATAACCAAGCCACACAAACGCTCAAATCTGCCCTCAAATCGCAAGAAAGCAAGGAAATGCACAAAGCTTTTAATCAATCTCATAAGATTCTTCATACTGCACCCTCTCTCCAAAAAACCACACAAAATCCTCATACATTTAAAGTTGGTGATAAAATAAAATATAAAAATGCAAAAGGACATATTTTAAGTATAAAGGGTGAAATGTGTGTAATAGAGCTTGAAGGCGGATTTAAGTTTAAAGAAAAGCTAGAGAATCTTAAGCCTTCTTTTGCGCCTTCTCCCACACCAAAATCTCATATTACATTTGAGCAAAGCAAAAGTGTAAGTGTAAGCCTAGATTTACACGGAATGCGTGGAGAAGAGGCAATAGAGAAACTTGATGAGTTTTTATCAAATGCACTCATTGCTGGATATGATGAAGTGCTTGTATATCACGGCATTGGCAGCGGAATCTTAAGTAAACTTGTGCGAGACTATCTGCTTACTCACCCTAAGATTCTCTCTTTTAGTGATGCACCTGCAAATATGGGTGGCTTTGGAGCAAAAATCATAAAGCTATAA